A window of Tachypleus tridentatus isolate NWPU-2018 chromosome 7, ASM421037v1, whole genome shotgun sequence genomic DNA:
gtacttaatggaccaaacaattaaaactcatatattttgtagttttaatgattttaatatttgaaaaaagacACCCATAAAAAGACTTGATCAGGACTTATACATTCAGTATGCTTTTCTACCTGGATTACCCAAGATTTAAATCAATCCACTCTAAATCTTCACAATACAGTGTAAACAGAACAACAAGGCTAATTTTCTGCTATCTGTGCTACACAGGGGCCCCAGCCATCACAACATTAAATCTGTCTTGCAATACTACCActctttaatttaacagttaaatCTGTGCCTTTACAGGGCACATTGGGTCAGTGCTTTTGAACTCTGGTTTCCAGAGGCACAAGCAGATGAGAATTGTTTAATTCACCCTGAATGGGTCGCCAGTCCAATGCAGATTAACCCCTAGCTAAAATCTGGTACACATCATAGATCTGGGTGGATTGTAACAAGTGGGGTAAAGTATCTTACATAAAGGCATGGGTTAGCCACAAACTCGTGGTTGCCAAGACATGAAACCACCGAGTCGTGATGCTCCATTCAATTTATAAGTtacaactaaaaaacaaacatatttacccTCTTTGGTTTGGTAATTTCTGGTGTCATATCCTTAAAAAAATCCACATCATATTCCTGTTCTGTGAAACCTGATGTACTGTTATTTCTTTCAACTCTCACAGAATTTGGTATTTCATCCTCCCATACTTCCCAGCTCTGCAATTCTGGTgcctaaaaaacagaacaaaaaagcacagaaaattattaattaaatacttgGTAATAAGCTTAGCATGAATACAAGAGAAAGATAAGTCTTGGAAACTACATAAGATAAGAGAGaaactttgaatatttaaagGCACCTTACAGTGTCTTAATATCACATTACAGTCATTAATGTTGTACTAACTTTTAAATACACTTGTACTAGGTATTACTAGGTGCCTACATGTTcatctattttctttttactctcaaatctttttttttttttactctagcCTCTCTGCACATCTTGAATGAGTTAAGTCAGACATCTGTCAGTAGAACTCTCCAAAACTTTTATATATCCTTTACAGTTATATGGACAAGAATTACAAACATTACTCCAATTGAAaccacacattttatttttaaattcaacatTCTGATAGACAGAATAAAGAACCCCTATTACCTTTATTACTAATGATGAACACTTTGCAGTGTGTTGTAACCCTACACATATGAGCTTAGTCAGtatgaccaaccttgtaaccaacATGTAATCATGAAAGTGTATATGCTAAAACTGTAACTATACAAAATTTGAAAAGCTTTAGTAAATGTTAAAAGTCTGTTATAggcaaaaaatcagatttttgtaATAAACTATTTCTAATAAAGATTTGCAAAAGTCTGAGAAGCCTTCACTGAGTCAACCTAAATGAaaggtaattttcatgttaagattaaaaacacttcatCTTATGGTTTTCACCTTTCATTAACAGTGTTGCTTCTAGGATTCTTCTCAAGTGGGCCAAATCCTCCACTGTCTTCCCAAAGGTGAGCAATCCATGTAATGAAGTAGGTATCAACTTTGCAAGTTATACATTTATAACATGTTCAAGTAACTTTTATTTGAATAAGCAGTAAACTAAATCatagaaaattgtttaatttgtgtATATACTGAAAATATGGTATTTAAGCTAAATCTGATAAATTAATTCGCATTCATTGAAATATCTACACGTTTACCGACAAGCATTACATTGTAGTCATATTCTTTACAcattttttctttccttatttttatttttgcattttattgaTGGgcaaatttagaattttttttgaaaattaatcacttcctaaacatttttgtactacCTTTACTTTGCCATTTTCAATCATCAATAGTCCATAATGTCAGGAGAACATCCCACAAAACAAGGACATCAGAACACAACCAATCACATTCCTTCGCATATCCAAATGAGCTAATCACACCAAACTTCTCATTTTGCACAACACCAGTGCTCCTCTTACCAAATCTTTTGTCACacttcttaatattaaaaatattactccTGAAGGTTGAACAACTAACGACACtatcaaattaaagaaataaaataaagtacaatttataacaatacatgtgagtaatattttatcttaacaaaTAATAACTTGCAATTAAAGTAAGCTAACAGACTGgagcaaaataaaaatttcaaccTGGCTATCAGTATAactgataaaatacatttattaacattaaaattcatCCTTTCATCAGTGCAGTGTtgcttttaacaatatttttggttgTAATGCTATTTGCCTCAATGATCTTGCTTCATAATTTGTAGCCAGTTATACATTCAAGTTACCTGccctcaaaacaaacaatttatatattgCAAACAGACTTTACCTCTTctctatgtttgtttttaactgccTTGCTGATTATAGTTCTCTTTATATCAGTAAAgtttatgattaaatatataaaattttgataacctcctttcaaaatttaaattaaaaattatttaaacagtaaataatatgCATGTAACTTGATTATTCTAAAGAATTTTCTTGTGACATGTTaactattataacattaaaaaacattcatatatCAATACATGAATACCTGGAGATTTAATGGTGGACTCTCATGCTTTGAATTCACTGTCACCGGAAGAACAGTGTCAGAATGTCTCCGTCTTCGCTTAAAGCAACATAAAGCTCTTCTGATAACTCCAAAAAGCGCAAGGAATATTCGTCCAACTTTTCCTAGCAAAGCTTTTAATACAGTCATAACTGGTGAATTCATTACACAGCAAAGGTTTTCAATGGATGTAAAGTAATAGAAAACTCGTAAGTGGCTACTTTTTGTAACACTCAATTTAACAGAAAAGTTACAGATACATTGTAGTATGTTTCACAATTTGATCGACAGGTGGCAGACTTTATGTTGAAGATGACATGTGCCATGTATTTTCTGTCTGATCTTTCCAAACAACGTTATAGGTGTATACTTGGGTAAATCATCTACATCTGAGGCACCTattcattaaagaaaaattaatgttaaagtataatattatacaacaaagttCATGAAAAGTCAGTAAGCTCTGAACTttatgtttaaagaaattttaatctTTCTGAAAAATATTGCAATAACTCTTATTTTCTGGCATTGTTCAATAAAAAACTTGGAAACAGCCAACGACAGATCCTGAATGTTAATAATAggtacataattataattaacaactCCTGGACTCCATTCTATATCTAATGCTGAAAAAAAACAAGCTCAGAGACTGTAAGAAAGTAGAGCATTATCAGAGTAAATGGCTTTGGTAATTTAATATAGATAATAGTTTTGTATTGAGCATTCAAATGACTTCCTAAAACTGACAGATGACTGATTTACtgcaaaatgaaacaatttactgAAGAAATATACAATTCCTCAATAACTAAACCATTTGTTGCTAAAATCCAAGAGGAATAAATAAACTTCCTTATCGTAGAGCATGTTAGCACTATGTAGTGATGGCAGGAATGTTGctattaaagcaatacaaaagtcATTCTGGATTTTCATTTCCACAGCTTATCAGGAGCTACATGTGAAGAGCTATCTTGCATATTCACTTTATCTCAGGTGTATATAACACTTTTCAGCTATTCAAAGCATCCCAAAGTTGAAAACTAGCAAACAACAAAAGCTGAtacttcttatttttatttatcaccaTTTTTCTCCAACAGGCCTAGCACCTACTTAATTCTAGCAGTaactatttttatcatttgacAGAGCTAAACAGTCTTCACAACCTTTgactacctattttattattattctatgcaaaatttataaagctttagaataAGCTCTAACCTAATAATCTACGTATgccatattaaaagaaaaaaaaattattgctaAATACAAAATAGCCAAGTTGGGCTGACTACTAAACTTGAAagaaggaaccaaacaagagaaGGATGGAAGTGGACGTAACAAGATCAACTAAATGCTCTTTGCAAGCTTCCACAATTATAGATAATTgcctaattattattttttacatggaCTATAAATGtaagtgtgtttcttataactaCCATAAGACCAAAATTCCAAATATAGAATAAGAATTAAAAATTGAGAATGTACAGTACATGGAACTAATATATCTATTTCcaacttattttagttttatagatgTTTCCAAACTATCCTTTATTTATGGCAGACATTCAGATACAGCAGTTTAGGATTAAGTTAACCTTTTTTTCATCTGAactgttgttatatataaaaatatctcatAAATGCCATACACATAATAGTAACAAGCTGAAAGTATGATTACCATCCCATGGGTTTCTCAATCATTTTGCACAATACTACTGTACTACAAATAAAATTCCCAGTTTTCTATTGGACATTACTCTTTTACATACACTTTAGAATTTTTTTCCAGTAGTGTAAAAGTGTTGTATGACCAAGCAGTTAGTAaggttgaaaaaaagaaaaaatataacactGTTTCAAAAAAAAACTGAGATACTTCAtactaaataaattttcattaaaaataatcataGTTAAAGAAAATGGAATAGCATTGTTATAGATAACTGAGATTGGTGCAGTTACCTATGGATATAGTTCCAGTGTTGTTGGTAAGATTGAAGCAAAAAAATAGCAtagcattataataaaaaactaggATAATTAGTActaaattttttgttaaaatcaaTTGCTGTTAAAGGAAATAGAATAgcactgttataaaaaaaactagggtattttatactaaaagtatttctttgttaaaaacaGTCACCGTTAAAGAAAAGAGAATAGCATCATTACAGAGAAGTGGGATTAACCCAAATACCTATGAATATAATTCCAGTATCATTAGGGGTTGGATTAGAAATTCTACAGAAATTAATATAGCTTTGGATATTTAAATTCAAtctaaaaaaacaagcaaaaaaaccTTGCATAGTTACACTAATAAATCACACAGAAGATGTCAGGCATAATAAGAGTTCTAGCATAAATGTATCAGGTTTTACTAAAtcaatattatgtatacaagtttcaaaatatttttataagaattaatTTTGGAGAGCCTCTGTATTTttgactgatttttttttcttggatgtaatatttgaatattttaaaaaataatttactaaaaaatcaaaaactaATTGAGTTCTACACATAGCTATAGAAATACATCAAATAAGAATCAAATACATCATTTATCACATCTGCATGACTTCCTACCAATGCAGGTTAAAATTGCACCCCACACAGACAAGTCAGAGTTCAAACATACCCTGAAATGTCTCCTTTATATGCAACAGTAATGAGTAAATTACAATAACTAAAAGTAATTCTCATTACAGCTGACTGATTAACTCTATTaaccaaaattacaattaaattaattaatgtaattaaaacaatCATGTAACTGAAATTAGTGATTTCACCTGTAAccatttttgattatttcaactaatttgtaaccaaaatgttgtaattatgatttttcaaatatgttttaataaactttattacacTTTGGTCTCACACAGCCTAATGGTGGAGAAGGTTGCCTTGTTATTCTAGATCAATGTTTCTCAACTTTTTCCAATATCATTCACCCCTACATTTTTCAAAACTCACTCACCCCAGTTCAAAACCAGATGACAAAAAATTACTAAAGTAAACTTTTTTTACAATGACTTAAATATACATTGAAGTATAAGAACAATAAATAACACCCTGGGTCAACCATTCACCCAGTCAAAAGCACTGCTCTAGAGTTTTGAGTTCAATTCTCATTGCcatcaaacatgtttgttctGTCAGCCATGGAGATGTTATTCTTGTTTATATTTAAGGAATAACATAGCTACTACAGGTATATGCtattccctaattttaaaatgctgaCCAGTTGATATAAAATCAGCCAAGAGTATGCATTGCTAACTTAAGataatattttagaaactaaTATTGGAATTGACTGTGACATGATAAACTCTTATGACTGAAAGGGGAAACACATTTGATAAGTGCAGAGTTAATGAGCAGAGCCCACCAGATGCCTTCTTGCTGGTCACCAATTGAAAATTTGAGATGGTAAAAAACAGCCTTAGAAGTTTTGTCCTAACTCAGTATACATATTCCTTATGCAATCAAGATGCACATctccaaaactgttttatttgggGGGAGTTAGAGGAGATCTTTTGAAGGTCTCCAAGCCTGTTTATTCAATTAATAGTTTAGATGCATCAAGAAAATCAGTACAGCAGGACACAAATTTTGACAGGATACAAGATATCTTCAGCTTAGAAAGTTTACTTTTCTAATAGGGTATGTAGCCTTTAGAATAGGTTGCCTTAAGATGTGGTGAATGCAGTGAATATGaggttcaataaatatttaattttaaaatatcagtgcCTTGATTTACTTGAAGTGGATGAGACAGTCTTAAAAGGCCTGTTTTTGCTCTTACgtgttatatttaaacaattttttttttttttcattgttcatAATATATTGCTAGGGAAGATTATATTCAGTTTTGCATATACTGAGGTAAAGTACTTCAAGATACAGGAAGCATGAGATAGTGCATGAAGAAAATCACTTCTTTTTATATGTACATAAGTGATACTCTattatttcttgaattttattttcattaacatcgtaacttataatgtttactacattcatttcaaatattaattttattattagggttattttacattttaagctTAATGTATTACTATGAATTTGGAATTCTTTTGTCACATACGACAGGCTACAACTAAGTTAAAAACTTACATCATCATCTTATCATCATAGAAATTGCCATACAAATGTAAACAATACAAGATAACAAAGTTCAGTAGTAGTACTCTAATGAGTTTAGATAATTCTgttcaaatacattttcaagtgaGACTGCTGTATGTAAGAACACTGTTTGGTTTAAAAGTCTGAAATTAAAAACCTAACAGTTTTCTTCAATCAACAGGCCTgagttaaaacttaaaaatataattataatttataaagtataagaataattttatgcTTCAAGAATAACTTACACACTGCTCCCAGAAACTGTTACTAGCGTTAgtgttaaaaacttaaaaacacacgaaaataacaaacaagttcTTCTTATACTTCCGGAATATACAATTTTGCTGTCCGGAATGAACATCGTCCCTACTCCGGACAGTTGGTAAACCTACATCGTACATTAATTACACTTACATTTGAAACTGAAGTTAAAAGTGATGTAGTAAAGCGGTAGCCTACCCTAATTACAAATTCTAGTGATACTACTAATTATCAATATCATTCAGTATTACGATTCACAGTCCCACACTCCTACcacagttttttttatgttaaattttaataatttttagttttacgaACATCTTCCCGCTGAAGAGTGAAGCACAGATTCAGACACGAAGTTTTATCCGAAATTTAGAATGTCTGTCCAATATAAACaacctgtaaaataataaacaactaaatACTTTTATACAACCACATAATTCTGAACTCTTACCCAGAATGCTAAATTCAAATAATATCCTACTCTCTTACTGAATGGTGTATGAGAAAATTCTACTTGCGATAGTTCATGTAAGCTCTACTAGGTAACCcattttaaagaaagataaatatcaCTTAATtgactttttgaaatatttaactattttaagAGTTCTTTACAAGCCTCTAGGCAATTGCTTTTTCGTCTTAGACTTATAACATTCTTTACCTTTCATAAACTTATTTTAGTTCATCTGAACAATGTAAACATCTTGTAAAATtctggccaagtgtgttaaggcgttcgactcgtaatctgaaggtcgcgggttcgaatcctggtcacatcaaatatgctcgccctcccagccgtgggggcgttataatgtgacggtcaatcccaatattcgttgataaaagagtagcccaagagttggcggtgggtggtgatgactagctgccttccctctagtcttacactgctatattagggacggctagcgcagatagccctcgagtagctttgcgcgaaattcaaaacaaacaaaccgacatggccagatggttaaagggCTCGCgggttcgcgggttcgaaacctcgtcacaccaaacatgctcgccctttcagccgtggcggcttCAATATGTaatggccaattccactattagctggtaaaaaagtagcccaagagttggcggtggaaagtgatgactagctgccttccctctcgtcttacactgctaaattagggatggctagcgcagatagccctcaagtagctttgcaggaaattcaaaaacaaaacaaacaattatataactaAACAAGTCAGAAATTTTATCAAACACCGCTAAATTTGAGTACCATTCTATTGTCTAAAAAAGAAGAAGGAAGAAATCTAAACATGATGGAGATTTAGTTCGAAGTAAGAGAAAGCAACATCACAGTTGCTTCCTCTTCCCAACTGGGGTGCTCAGGATTGTTGTTTCTCTTTAACCCCGGCGCCTGAGAAAAATTTACCGCAGTGACTGGAattcttgaaataatttttaagaaagaAGAAGGTCGGTTGCAGTATGATGGAATTCTTCTTGTCTAGCAGTGGCAGATTCGATGAGGCAACGTCTTACTCGAAGGATTCTTATAAGGGCGCAAACAAATACCAAGACATCAATAGCCTCCAATCAAAAGACAAAGGGTTGACACTAGAAGCTTTTCTAATGGGGTTTTGGTGGATGGAGGGAA
This region includes:
- the LOC143257022 gene encoding receptor-binding cancer antigen expressed on SiSo cells, whose protein sequence is MNSPVMTVLKALLGKVGRIFLALFGVIRRALCCFKRRRRHSDTVLPVTVNSKHESPPLNLQAPELQSWEVWEDEIPNSVRVERNNSTSGFTEQEYDVDFFKDMTPEITKPKRLLVRKQETENTKFQGLSSRLALDTKGLIIQNSELGELEDNIESWEDVMASEDVWVSDSVLKESRQAERERKFQEHQRRKLDREVKRASKQDLNLSAVKLS